A stretch of Brassica rapa cultivar Chiifu-401-42 chromosome A08, CAAS_Brap_v3.01, whole genome shotgun sequence DNA encodes these proteins:
- the LOC103835185 gene encoding protein DETOXIFICATION 45, chloroplastic isoform X1, protein MESTGSARLVGGNQVSLPLTTTTHHRFAKVKRQGNFQPINDVFAPQAYSLHANPHSVSPFVTRRKSQINSDCGVFKLEEEEDDSLPEVNGVHSGNSRPVDVKRELVMLSLPAIAGQAIDPLTLLMETAYIGRLGSVELGSAAVSMSIFNTISKLFNIPLLSVSTSFVAEDIAKVAAQDLAEEDMHGDRPSQGLPERRQLSSVSTALVLAIGIGIFEALALSLLSGPFLRLMGVQSTSEMFNPARQFLVLRALGAPAYVVSLALQGIFRGFKDTKTPVYCLGIGNLLAVFLFPLFIYQFKMGVAGAAISSVISQYTVTILMIVLLNKRVILLPPKMGSLKFGDYLKSGGFVLGRTLSVLMTMTVATSMAARQGAFAMAAHQICMQVWLAVSMLTDALASSGQALIASSASKRDFEGVKEVTTFVLKIGVVTGIALAIVLGMSFSSIAGLFSKDPEVLQIVRKGVLFVAATQPITALAFIFDGLHYGMSDFPYAAWSMMVVGGISSAFMLYAPAGLGLSGVWVGLSMFMGFRMVAGFGRLMWKKGPWWFMHTSHKRLA, encoded by the exons ATGGAGTCCACTGGTAGCGCTAGATTAGTTGGCGGGAATCAAGTTTCGCTGCCTTTAACAACAACAACTCATCATAGGTTTGCCAAAGTGAAAAGGCAAGGCAACTTTCAACCGATAAATGACGTCTTTGCCCCTCAAGCATACTCCCTTCACGCTAATCCACACTCGGTGTCTCCGTTTGTGACTCGCCGGAAGAGCCAGATTAACTCTGACTGTGGTGTTTTCAAgttggaggaggaagaagatgactCACTCCC GGAGGTGAATGGGGTTCACAGTGGAAACTCACGTCCTGTGGATGTCAAACGAGAACTCGTGATGCTCTCTCTTCCTGCTATTGCTGGACAGGCTATTGATCCTTTGACGCTCCTCATGGAGACTGCTTACATTGGAAGActcg GATCTGTAGAGCTGGGTTCGGCTGCCGTTTCTATGTCCATCTTTAATACCATATCTAAGCTCTTCAACATTCCTCTCCTCAGCGTTTCCACTTCTTTTGTCGCTGAAGATATCGCTAAGGTTGCCGCTCAAGATTTAGCCGAAG AGGATATGCACGGTGACAGACCTTCTCAAGGTTTACCAGAAAGGAGGCAGTTGTCTTCAGTGTCAACAGCGCTAGTGTTAGCCATTGGAATTGGCATCTTTGAGGCACTTGCGCTGTCTTTGTTATCTGGACCTTTTTTAAGGTTAATGGGTGTACAATCT ACGTCAGAGATGTTCAATCCTGCGCGGCAGTTTCTTGTCCTTAGAGCACTTGGTGCCCCTGCTTATGTGGTCTCTTTAGCTCTTCAAGGCATTTTCCGTGGATTCAAGGATACTAAAACTCCAGTCTACTGTTTAG GTATTGGTAATTTGCTGGCTGTGTTTCTGTTCCCTTTGTTTATCTACCAGTTCAAGATGGGTGTAGCTGGGGCAGCAATCTCTAGCGTCATATCCCA GTACACTGTGACCATTTTAATGATTGTGCTTCTCAACAAAAGAGTTATACTGCTTCCTCCAAAGATGGGTTCACTAAAGTTTGGCGATTACCTAAAATCTG GGGGATTTGTTCTTGGAAGGACTCTATCAGTGCTCATGACCATGACTGTTGCCACGTCAATGGCGGCTCGTCAAGGAGCTTTTGCTATGGCAGCACATCAGATATGTATGCAAGTTTGGTTGGCGGTATCTATGCTTACGGATGCACTAGCTTCATCTGGACAG GCCTTAATCGCGAGTTCTGCATCCAAAAGGGACTTTGAAGGTGTGAAAGAGGTTACAACTTTTGTTCTGAAG ATAGGAGTTGTGACAGGCATTGCGCTGGCTATTGTGTTGGGGATGTCATTCAGTTCAATAGCTGGTTTGTTCTCCAAAGACCCTGAAGTTCTGCAGATTGTGAGAAAGGGTGTATTG TTTGTAGCGGCAACTCAACCAATCACAGCGCTAGCGTTTATATTTGATGGACTGCATTATGGAATGTCGGACTTCCCTTACGCAGCTTGGTCGATGATGGTGGTGGGAGGAATATCATCAGCGTTCATGCTGTATGCACCAGCAGGGTTGGGGCTAAGTGGAGTGTGGGTGGGGCTGAGTATGTTCATGGGGTTTAGGATGGTGGCTGGATTCGGCAG ATTAATGTGGAAGAAGGGACCATGGTGGTTCATGCATACAAGTCACAAG CGTCTTGCTTAA
- the LOC103835185 gene encoding protein DETOXIFICATION 45, chloroplastic isoform X2 — MLSLPAIAGQAIDPLTLLMETAYIGRLGSVELGSAAVSMSIFNTISKLFNIPLLSVSTSFVAEDIAKVAAQDLAEEDMHGDRPSQGLPERRQLSSVSTALVLAIGIGIFEALALSLLSGPFLRLMGVQSTSEMFNPARQFLVLRALGAPAYVVSLALQGIFRGFKDTKTPVYCLGIGNLLAVFLFPLFIYQFKMGVAGAAISSVISQYTVTILMIVLLNKRVILLPPKMGSLKFGDYLKSGGFVLGRTLSVLMTMTVATSMAARQGAFAMAAHQICMQVWLAVSMLTDALASSGQALIASSASKRDFEGVKEVTTFVLKIGVVTGIALAIVLGMSFSSIAGLFSKDPEVLQIVRKGVLFVAATQPITALAFIFDGLHYGMSDFPYAAWSMMVVGGISSAFMLYAPAGLGLSGVWVGLSMFMGFRMVAGFGRLMWKKGPWWFMHTSHKRLA; from the exons ATGCTCTCTCTTCCTGCTATTGCTGGACAGGCTATTGATCCTTTGACGCTCCTCATGGAGACTGCTTACATTGGAAGActcg GATCTGTAGAGCTGGGTTCGGCTGCCGTTTCTATGTCCATCTTTAATACCATATCTAAGCTCTTCAACATTCCTCTCCTCAGCGTTTCCACTTCTTTTGTCGCTGAAGATATCGCTAAGGTTGCCGCTCAAGATTTAGCCGAAG AGGATATGCACGGTGACAGACCTTCTCAAGGTTTACCAGAAAGGAGGCAGTTGTCTTCAGTGTCAACAGCGCTAGTGTTAGCCATTGGAATTGGCATCTTTGAGGCACTTGCGCTGTCTTTGTTATCTGGACCTTTTTTAAGGTTAATGGGTGTACAATCT ACGTCAGAGATGTTCAATCCTGCGCGGCAGTTTCTTGTCCTTAGAGCACTTGGTGCCCCTGCTTATGTGGTCTCTTTAGCTCTTCAAGGCATTTTCCGTGGATTCAAGGATACTAAAACTCCAGTCTACTGTTTAG GTATTGGTAATTTGCTGGCTGTGTTTCTGTTCCCTTTGTTTATCTACCAGTTCAAGATGGGTGTAGCTGGGGCAGCAATCTCTAGCGTCATATCCCA GTACACTGTGACCATTTTAATGATTGTGCTTCTCAACAAAAGAGTTATACTGCTTCCTCCAAAGATGGGTTCACTAAAGTTTGGCGATTACCTAAAATCTG GGGGATTTGTTCTTGGAAGGACTCTATCAGTGCTCATGACCATGACTGTTGCCACGTCAATGGCGGCTCGTCAAGGAGCTTTTGCTATGGCAGCACATCAGATATGTATGCAAGTTTGGTTGGCGGTATCTATGCTTACGGATGCACTAGCTTCATCTGGACAG GCCTTAATCGCGAGTTCTGCATCCAAAAGGGACTTTGAAGGTGTGAAAGAGGTTACAACTTTTGTTCTGAAG ATAGGAGTTGTGACAGGCATTGCGCTGGCTATTGTGTTGGGGATGTCATTCAGTTCAATAGCTGGTTTGTTCTCCAAAGACCCTGAAGTTCTGCAGATTGTGAGAAAGGGTGTATTG TTTGTAGCGGCAACTCAACCAATCACAGCGCTAGCGTTTATATTTGATGGACTGCATTATGGAATGTCGGACTTCCCTTACGCAGCTTGGTCGATGATGGTGGTGGGAGGAATATCATCAGCGTTCATGCTGTATGCACCAGCAGGGTTGGGGCTAAGTGGAGTGTGGGTGGGGCTGAGTATGTTCATGGGGTTTAGGATGGTGGCTGGATTCGGCAG ATTAATGTGGAAGAAGGGACCATGGTGGTTCATGCATACAAGTCACAAG CGTCTTGCTTAA